A genome region from Arachis duranensis cultivar V14167 chromosome 6, aradu.V14167.gnm2.J7QH, whole genome shotgun sequence includes the following:
- the LOC107492693 gene encoding uncharacterized protein LOC107492693 — MDSLGNSSSAMNGVQQKTPTKRSNKQKKKNNNNNKKEIKVVYISNPMKVKTSASEFRALVQELTGQDAEFPYDSSRFKGYGSDDDGDGDNNNNNNTNNCTDKVGYDEVNDDTLVVVPPPPLPPSLLLSENPNCEGKIVGKGVERGGSSSIESFEPFDEVFTPQMIESISSFIPSSVYYESPQLDQVVMHCNYVHQ, encoded by the coding sequence ATGGATAGCCTTGGGAATTCTTCTTCAGCCATGAATGGTGTCCAACAAAAGACACCAACTAAAAGAAGCAataagcagaagaagaagaacaacaataataacaagaaGGAAATCAAGGTTGTGTACATATCCAACCCCATGAAGGTGAAGACTAGTGCCTCCGAATTTAGGGCTTTGGTGCAAGAGCTCACCGGCCAGGATGCTGAATTTCCTTATGACTCTTCTAGATTCAAGGGTTATGGCAGCGACGACGACGGCGACGGcgacaacaataataataataatactaataattgtACGGATAAAGTTGGTTATGATGAAGTAAACGATGATACACTTGTGGTAgtacctcctcctcctcttcctccttctcttcttctgtCGGAAAACCCTAATTGTGAAGGAAAAATTGTCGGCAAAGGAGTAGAAAGAGGAGGATCTTCGTCAATAGAGAGCTTTGAGCCGTTTGATGAAGTTTTCACGCCTCAGATGATAGAGAGCATCTCGTCCTTCATTCCATCAAGTGTCTACTATGAATCTCCCCAACTTGATCAAGTGGTGATGCACTGCAATTATGTTCATCAATGA